In Arvicola amphibius chromosome 1, mArvAmp1.2, whole genome shotgun sequence, one DNA window encodes the following:
- the LOC119818886 gene encoding olfactory receptor 491, with protein MKPGNYTKVTEFILLGLTDDPILCVIFFVLFLVIYIVTLVGNISIINLVRNCPQLHTPMYLFLSHLAFVDIGYSTSVTPIMLIGFIVHETALPVHGCEAQLCSVVTFGTAECFLLAAMAYDRYVAICSPLLYSTHMSPQICFLLVGASYVGGCVNAWTFTGCLLSISFCGANQVDHFFCDFSPLLKLSCSDVSIIGIIPSISAGSIIVVTVFVIAISYIYILITILKMRSTEGRHKAFSTCTSHLTAVTLYYGTITFIYVMPKSSYSTKQNRVVSLFYTVVIPMLNPLIYSLRNRDVKEALRKATVRIYS; from the coding sequence atgaagcctGGAAACTACACAAAAGTGACAGAATTCATCCTTTTGGGATTAACAGATGATCCTATACTTTGTGTCATcttctttgtgctttttcttgTAATATACATTGTCACTTTAGTAGGAAATATCAGCATAATTAATTTAGTAAGAAATTGTCCTCAACTCCATACCCCCATGTACCTGTTCCTTAGCCATCTGGCTTTTGTTGACATTGGCTACTCCACATCAGTTACACCTATAATGCTCATAGGATTTATTGTGCATGAAACAGCCCTTCCTGTACATGGCTGTGAAGCCCAACTCTGTTCTGTTGTGACTTTTGGGACCGCTGAGTGCTTCCTGCTGGCTGCCATGGCCTATGATCGATATGTAGCTATCTGCTCACCCCTACTCTACTCTACACATATGTCTCCCCAGATCTGTTTTCTCTTAGTTGGAGCTTCCTATGTGGGTGGCTGTGTGAATGCTTGGACATTTACAGGTTGCTTGTTAAGTATATCTTTCTGTGGAGCAAATCAGGTAGATCACTTCTTCTGTGACTTCTCCCCTTTGTTGAAACTTTCCTGTTCAGATGTCTCTATTATTGGAATAATTCCCTCCATCTCGGCTGGATCCATCATTGTAGTGAcagtgtttgtcatagccatCTCCTACATATACATCCTCATCACCATCCTGAAGATGCGCTCCACTGAGGGCCGCCACAAGGCTTTCTCCACCTGCACCTCCCACCTCACTGCAGTCACTCTCTACTATGGGACCATCACCTTCATTTATGTGATGCCTAAGTCTAGTTACTCAACTAAGCAAAACAGGGTGGTATCTCTGTTCTACACAGTGGTGATCCCCATGTTGAACCCCCTCATCTACAGTTTAAGGAACAGAGATGTAAAGGAGGCCCTGAGGAAGGCGACTGTAAGAATATATTCATAG